The following are encoded in a window of Ictalurus punctatus breed USDA103 chromosome 13, Coco_2.0, whole genome shotgun sequence genomic DNA:
- the mazb gene encoding myc-associated zinc finger protein isoform X1: MDAAWSSFLFQTTPTQTHLEGSLQSELMQVHASSPHSPPTESVATPPSTVDTTALSEDPVPEKPPVRPGRAAHICAICNKQFKNSYNLRRHQSVHTGVRLKGGSSQNRESGSKEATEPLSLLHLSIVPPTSVLPAPPPQQPLLTHDTSDSAMASTVTPLPPPTAIVMPTGEPVQQRPVNPTPNANVVRKNHACETCGKAFRDVYHLNRHRLSHSDEKPFSCPVCQQRFKRKDRMSHHVRSHQGGVEKPYVCPHCAKAFSRPDHLNSHVRQVHSTERPFKCPTCESSFATKDRLRAHMIRHEEKVPCHICGKLLSAAYITDHMRVHNQSQHHACHLCNRSFTTLTYLRIHAQKHHGQEWKESGFGSSGSVLVCHLCGVHCKTLTQLQGHMGTHNPPGSSSGDSAPDGTVVLSSSSMAPAPAVFVSTNTMVDLLVTDCSCIAQEPQS, translated from the exons ATGGATGCTGCATGGAGCAGTTTTCTCTTCCAG ACCACGCCCACCCAAACCCATCTAGAGGGCTCTCTCCAATCAGAGCTCATGCAGGTCCACGCGAGCTCGCCTCATAGCCCGCCCACTGAGTCCGTAGCCACGCCCCCATCGACTGTGGACACCACCGCCCTCAGTGAGGACCCTGTACCTG AAAAGCCACCAGTTCGTCCAGGCCGTGCTGCTCATATCTGTGCCATCTGCAACAAGCAATTCAAAAATAGCTACAACCTGCGGCGGCACCAGTCTGTTCACACAGGTGTGCGTCTAAAGGGAGGCTCCTCCCAGAATCGGGAAAGTGGCTCCAAAGAGGCCACCGAGCCTTTGTCCCTCCTCCACCTCAGTATAGTCCCACCCACTTCAGTGCTTCCCGCTCCACCTCCACAGCAGCCGCTGCTAACTCATGACACCAGTGATTCAGCCATGGCCAGCACAGTCACGCCCCTCCCCCCCCCAACAGCCATCGTCATGCCGACGGGGGAGCCAGTCCAG CAGAGGCCAGTGAACCCAACCCCAAATGCTAACGTGGTGCGTAAGAACCATGCATGTGAGACTTGTGGGAAGGCCTTCAGGGACGTCTACCACCTGAATCGGCACCGGCTCTCGCACTCGGATGAGAAGCCCTTCTCCTGTCCTGTGTGCCAGCAGCGCTTTAAGAGGAAAGACCGAATGAGCCACCACGTGCGCTCACACCAGGGTGGCGTCGAGAAGCCCTACGTGTGCCCACACTGCGCCAAGGCCTTTTCTCG cCCTGACCACCTCAACAGCCATGTCAGACAAGTTCATTCTACAGAACGACCTTTCAAATGTCCG ACGTGTGAATCGAGTTTTGCCACAAAAGATCGACTGCGTGCTCATATGATCCGGCATGAGGAGAAGGTTCCATGTCACATCTGTGGCAAACTGCTCTCAGCCGCTTACATCACTGATCACATGAGGGTGCACAACCAGTCACAACATCATGCCTGCCACCTGTGTAACAGAA GTTTCACAACGCTCACGTACCTGCGCATACATGCTCAGAAGCACCACGGTCAGGAGTGGAAGGAAAGTGGCTTTGGTTCTAGCGGTTCTGTTCTAGTGTGCCATTTGTGTGGCGTGCACTGCAAAACCCTCACACAGCTGCAGGGCCACATGGGTACTCACAATCCCCCGGGCAGCAGCAGTGGAGATAGCGCACCTGATGGCACGGTGGTgctgagcagcagcagcatggcGCCGGCACCCGCTGTCTTCGTGAGCACCAACACCATGGTGGACCTGCTGGTCACCGACTGTTCCTGCATCGCACAGGAGCCACAGAGCTAG
- the mazb gene encoding myc-associated zinc finger protein isoform X2 translates to MDAAWSSFLFQTTPTQTHLEGSLQSELMQVHASSPHSPPTESVATPPSTVDTTALSEDPVPEKPPVRPGRAAHICAICNKQFKNSYNLRRHQSVHTGVRLKGGSSQNRESGSKEATEPLSLLHLSIVPPTSVLPAPPPQQPLLTHDTSDSAMASTVTPLPPPTAIVMPTGEPVQRPVNPTPNANVVRKNHACETCGKAFRDVYHLNRHRLSHSDEKPFSCPVCQQRFKRKDRMSHHVRSHQGGVEKPYVCPHCAKAFSRPDHLNSHVRQVHSTERPFKCPTCESSFATKDRLRAHMIRHEEKVPCHICGKLLSAAYITDHMRVHNQSQHHACHLCNRSFTTLTYLRIHAQKHHGQEWKESGFGSSGSVLVCHLCGVHCKTLTQLQGHMGTHNPPGSSSGDSAPDGTVVLSSSSMAPAPAVFVSTNTMVDLLVTDCSCIAQEPQS, encoded by the exons ATGGATGCTGCATGGAGCAGTTTTCTCTTCCAG ACCACGCCCACCCAAACCCATCTAGAGGGCTCTCTCCAATCAGAGCTCATGCAGGTCCACGCGAGCTCGCCTCATAGCCCGCCCACTGAGTCCGTAGCCACGCCCCCATCGACTGTGGACACCACCGCCCTCAGTGAGGACCCTGTACCTG AAAAGCCACCAGTTCGTCCAGGCCGTGCTGCTCATATCTGTGCCATCTGCAACAAGCAATTCAAAAATAGCTACAACCTGCGGCGGCACCAGTCTGTTCACACAGGTGTGCGTCTAAAGGGAGGCTCCTCCCAGAATCGGGAAAGTGGCTCCAAAGAGGCCACCGAGCCTTTGTCCCTCCTCCACCTCAGTATAGTCCCACCCACTTCAGTGCTTCCCGCTCCACCTCCACAGCAGCCGCTGCTAACTCATGACACCAGTGATTCAGCCATGGCCAGCACAGTCACGCCCCTCCCCCCCCCAACAGCCATCGTCATGCCGACGGGGGAGCCAGTCCAG AGGCCAGTGAACCCAACCCCAAATGCTAACGTGGTGCGTAAGAACCATGCATGTGAGACTTGTGGGAAGGCCTTCAGGGACGTCTACCACCTGAATCGGCACCGGCTCTCGCACTCGGATGAGAAGCCCTTCTCCTGTCCTGTGTGCCAGCAGCGCTTTAAGAGGAAAGACCGAATGAGCCACCACGTGCGCTCACACCAGGGTGGCGTCGAGAAGCCCTACGTGTGCCCACACTGCGCCAAGGCCTTTTCTCG cCCTGACCACCTCAACAGCCATGTCAGACAAGTTCATTCTACAGAACGACCTTTCAAATGTCCG ACGTGTGAATCGAGTTTTGCCACAAAAGATCGACTGCGTGCTCATATGATCCGGCATGAGGAGAAGGTTCCATGTCACATCTGTGGCAAACTGCTCTCAGCCGCTTACATCACTGATCACATGAGGGTGCACAACCAGTCACAACATCATGCCTGCCACCTGTGTAACAGAA GTTTCACAACGCTCACGTACCTGCGCATACATGCTCAGAAGCACCACGGTCAGGAGTGGAAGGAAAGTGGCTTTGGTTCTAGCGGTTCTGTTCTAGTGTGCCATTTGTGTGGCGTGCACTGCAAAACCCTCACACAGCTGCAGGGCCACATGGGTACTCACAATCCCCCGGGCAGCAGCAGTGGAGATAGCGCACCTGATGGCACGGTGGTgctgagcagcagcagcatggcGCCGGCACCCGCTGTCTTCGTGAGCACCAACACCATGGTGGACCTGCTGGTCACCGACTGTTCCTGCATCGCACAGGAGCCACAGAGCTAG
- the mazb gene encoding myc-associated zinc finger protein isoform X3 — protein sequence MEQFSLPEKPPVRPGRAAHICAICNKQFKNSYNLRRHQSVHTGVRLKGGSSQNRESGSKEATEPLSLLHLSIVPPTSVLPAPPPQQPLLTHDTSDSAMASTVTPLPPPTAIVMPTGEPVQQRPVNPTPNANVVRKNHACETCGKAFRDVYHLNRHRLSHSDEKPFSCPVCQQRFKRKDRMSHHVRSHQGGVEKPYVCPHCAKAFSRPDHLNSHVRQVHSTERPFKCPTCESSFATKDRLRAHMIRHEEKVPCHICGKLLSAAYITDHMRVHNQSQHHACHLCNRSFTTLTYLRIHAQKHHGQEWKESGFGSSGSVLVCHLCGVHCKTLTQLQGHMGTHNPPGSSSGDSAPDGTVVLSSSSMAPAPAVFVSTNTMVDLLVTDCSCIAQEPQS from the exons ATGGAGCAGTTTTCTCTTCCAG AAAAGCCACCAGTTCGTCCAGGCCGTGCTGCTCATATCTGTGCCATCTGCAACAAGCAATTCAAAAATAGCTACAACCTGCGGCGGCACCAGTCTGTTCACACAGGTGTGCGTCTAAAGGGAGGCTCCTCCCAGAATCGGGAAAGTGGCTCCAAAGAGGCCACCGAGCCTTTGTCCCTCCTCCACCTCAGTATAGTCCCACCCACTTCAGTGCTTCCCGCTCCACCTCCACAGCAGCCGCTGCTAACTCATGACACCAGTGATTCAGCCATGGCCAGCACAGTCACGCCCCTCCCCCCCCCAACAGCCATCGTCATGCCGACGGGGGAGCCAGTCCAG CAGAGGCCAGTGAACCCAACCCCAAATGCTAACGTGGTGCGTAAGAACCATGCATGTGAGACTTGTGGGAAGGCCTTCAGGGACGTCTACCACCTGAATCGGCACCGGCTCTCGCACTCGGATGAGAAGCCCTTCTCCTGTCCTGTGTGCCAGCAGCGCTTTAAGAGGAAAGACCGAATGAGCCACCACGTGCGCTCACACCAGGGTGGCGTCGAGAAGCCCTACGTGTGCCCACACTGCGCCAAGGCCTTTTCTCG cCCTGACCACCTCAACAGCCATGTCAGACAAGTTCATTCTACAGAACGACCTTTCAAATGTCCG ACGTGTGAATCGAGTTTTGCCACAAAAGATCGACTGCGTGCTCATATGATCCGGCATGAGGAGAAGGTTCCATGTCACATCTGTGGCAAACTGCTCTCAGCCGCTTACATCACTGATCACATGAGGGTGCACAACCAGTCACAACATCATGCCTGCCACCTGTGTAACAGAA GTTTCACAACGCTCACGTACCTGCGCATACATGCTCAGAAGCACCACGGTCAGGAGTGGAAGGAAAGTGGCTTTGGTTCTAGCGGTTCTGTTCTAGTGTGCCATTTGTGTGGCGTGCACTGCAAAACCCTCACACAGCTGCAGGGCCACATGGGTACTCACAATCCCCCGGGCAGCAGCAGTGGAGATAGCGCACCTGATGGCACGGTGGTgctgagcagcagcagcatggcGCCGGCACCCGCTGTCTTCGTGAGCACCAACACCATGGTGGACCTGCTGGTCACCGACTGTTCCTGCATCGCACAGGAGCCACAGAGCTAG